The Ictidomys tridecemlineatus isolate mIctTri1 chromosome 1, mIctTri1.hap1, whole genome shotgun sequence DNA window TACCTAGCTCATCTCTTTGTCTCTATCTCTGGCACTTACAATCATCTTAATTTTTGAAAGATTGTTACTTTCATGGTTTATGTTTGTGTGCGTATGAGCAGAAATAAGTTGCTCAGTTATACCCCTTATTTGTTTCTGTCCCCCACCCTTCACACAGGtacccatttttcattttttacttatgtATCTTTCCAGAATTTCTCTACtcagatatttaaaaagacaaatgtaatttcttatttattttccatttctcatttaaaagtTAGCCTAATTATAACACCACTTTTGTAAGCTTACAGTATGTATTGGAGGACTTTTTACACCAGGAATTAAAGAGCTTCCTTGGTCTTTTTGTATAGCTGTGATTTGTTTTGGCCTCTTCTCTATCAAGGAGGATTGATTTGGAttgcttccacttttttttttttttttttgctttcaaaagcAAATTTATTGCCTAAAAAGCTTTCTTCAGGTAATCCCTTACACCCTCTACCTTCAATACAAGTATTTCCTTGTTCTGCTTAAGTATTTACATGCTTAcctaatgtttattttcttcactAATTTATGTAAATTGCCTCactaatatatttacatatttactgTGCTCCTTGTCCCCATTAGCTCCTCAGCACAGGTATGTCTGCATCTGTCAAGGTGACAGGCTCATACCCAGTGAATGAATAACCCCACCACAATTCTAATCTGCATTCCTGTGCATGAACATGTTCTCTTCATGCCTGGAATTATATAagagatttctgtttgtttgatgTTTTTAGCTCTTATGTGATTGTCTTTTTTGTGCATTTGCAACAAAATTGTGATACTAGAAGAGAAATGGCCATTTATTCTCAAAATACACTGTTCTAAAGGTAGTCAGTATTGACTGTAAATGTCTTATTTCTCAACCTGGAATTTGAGAATTACTCTACCCCCTTGCTTCTCTCCAGAACTGATGCTGGTTCTCTGTGACAGAACTCCAGGCAGCTTTTCATGAGGAAATCATACAttgctccctcctctcctccatgtctcCTCTCCCTGTGCCTCCATTCTTCCATTCAGTAATTCAGTGCCTACTACATACCAGGCATGAGGGATAAAGGTAGCGAACAACAGTTCTGCCTTCGGTTTTCATCCTACTAGGGAATTTTAAACAAACAGTTATGCAAACATCTGATGACATTTGCAAAAATTTTCCAATTCACAATTTTCTCTGCATTAGCTGGTATTTGGGGAAATAAATTGGAAGTAATTTCTGAGCTATTGAAATGGTGGATACATAACTTGTTCCAAATCAGCACATGGCAAAtaagcatgtaaataaataaattagtatacAAATAAGCTAACAGAAAGGTTTTAGATGAATAGCTGGATTGAAACTGGAACTTGTTTCAATTTGTAAACAAAAAAGTGTTACTTGAGACTTGAGGTGCAGGGACAGCTTTAATTACTGTGTGCTGACGTCATGGGGGTCAGAGATAGGCTGTTTGCTGTTCAAGTCTGCAGCTCCTACGCAGGCTGGAGTGTGCTGGTGTTGGTTTCCGGGCCATGAGCCTCATCTTCTGCAGACCTTACTGTGAGGCTGTGGCCTAGCCCCAGGCTGGTCCCTCTGCTTCTGCTGGTCTCCTGAGATTATCAAACCTAGGCACGCTTTCTATTAATTTCTCTAGATTTGAACCCCAGATCAATTTAGAGCAGCTTCTCTAATTATAAATACTCATGAAGTCTtgctttttgttgcttttttgtttttgcatctcTGTCCAGAACCCCATAGTGCCCCCACTGTGTCTCTGTTTTCACTCTGTTGATGGATAGATATTTTCTAGACCTCTTTCTGAGGTTGTGGCCTTTCATGGGTCCTGGATTTGTGATGTTTTCAGTTCCAAATCTCAGCCTCAGATGGcctgaatctttatttttctgtcccTACATGAGCTTTCAAACTCAAACTCTTCGTAACCATTCTCTGATGAACTAGGGACAGTAGCCGAGAGAGCGCATTTGGAAAGGTGGCCATTTGATCTTCTCATGATGGCTAAGTGTGGGGTCAGTGGCTTTCCACGTCAGGCATACCCTGGTCATAGGGTAGCAGCTCCCACATCCTTGCGGGCTGAGCACTCTGGCTTGAGATTACTACTCACTTTTGGGCCCTGGGGATTTTCCTTACTTCTTGCAGACTGGGCTGTAAACTTAAAAGGATATACGTTACCTATCCTTCCTGGATGTTCTGTTTTAAGGGGGGGGCTTCAAGTGCCCTTATGCACCTTTGCTAGAAATAGAAGTGCTCTTCTGTTTTCATATCGGCTTTCAAAACTATCTAACACAGAGCTGTTTTCTCCTTGAAGGAACTTGAGCAGTCAGCTAAGGAGCAAGACAAAGAGTCGGAGAAGCAGCTTCTACTGCAGGAAGTGGAGAATCACAAAAAGCAGATGCTCAGGTAGCAGGGCCTGGCCTCACGCCAGCGCCTCTGGGTCCCTTGCTCCCATGAAGCTTAGGGGAGTATTTGCCTAATAAACCCAGGCTCATTGAGTGGTTTTGACAGGGCCGAGGGTGCTCTCCAGCAGTGATTCTGcagtggagggggcaggggagctGTGCATAGTTCACACATTTAACATCatactgtattttatattttcgaaacaaaacaaaacccatgaTTAGTTTTATAATACAGGGTCAATTTTATTTAAGAGTAATTGGTACTAGGAAAATTTTGAGGGAACAAAATTTTAGATAACGTTATCTAAAAAAAGTCACACTAAAGATGTAAATGAGCTTCTGTTATGTccaacaaaatggaattttaatccAGCTGTGTGCCAATCCTGACTATAAAACCACAGCTATGtgctactttttaaaacaattataaccTTTGttcctgtgtgtgtttgtgtatttatgtggtgctggggatgaactcGGGGCCTCATGCGaaggaggcaagcactctactccaCTGCACCCTAGCCCTGAGCTATTTCTTGATTTGAATTGAGAGGGGAATAACTTTTTGAACTGGATGATCTGATAACAGGAAGCACTACCTTTCCTTTCACATTTGGCTTATGTAGTGTCATCTCGAAGGGTAAGGGTGGTTGTTGCAGAGATTCTGTGGGCTCCAGGAGCTTTCCCAGTCCCTGGTCTTGGGGCACTCTCACCTGAAGCCCTGCTGTGTCTGTGTGCCTGGGGGTTTTCTCTAAGGCCCTCTTCCTTGGCTTTGCTTCTGAGTCATCTTCCAGCAGCATCCCCGCTGGCCGAAGCTGCGTGCCCTTGGGGAGGCGCTGACTGGTGGACAGGGTGGGTGGATCAGTGTCTGGGGCTTCTGTGTTAGTGACTGCTACGTGTTAGGATACTTTTGCTTTCCTGTTCCACTGCGTATACTCCCATTTCAACCTGGAATAGAGAGGAGCCTTGTGTCAAGTTCAGCAAGCTGCTCCAGACACGGTCAGCTCAGGACAGGCTTGAGCTGCGAATGGCCATGCACGATGTGGAGCTGGCTGGCGTAGACGTGGAGGTGAGAAAGCAGTGCCTGAGTACGTATTGGTGGCTTCTGTGGTGGGGACAGTACTTGAGCAGGCTTGGATAGCCATACTTGTTACACTGTGCAGTGAGTATCTGTTTACCTGTCCTCACCCGGTATATTGTGAGCCCCGGAAGGGCAGGCACTGTGCCCCCTGGTTGCTGCACACCGGGCCTTGCAGAACTGTCTTGCAAATTCTTTGAAGATACAGTTGATTCTTTTAAGATGGCAAGTGTGAAGTGGCATGGCAGGTGCTGCACAGCATCAGAGAGTCCTTGGGAGACCTTTGGCGTTTAGGTGTTATTAGAAACCACCTGAGTTCATGTGCTCTGCTTTGGTTTTGAATATTTCCAGGGATTAGTACAGTTGCTGTGAGCTGGTACGTGGGAGCATGGGTTTCATCCCCAGAGGGGtacagtttacttttttttttttttatgttttttgcagtgctgggtcttgaacccagggccttgagcatgctaggcaagtgctctgccactgagctgtatcccagcccCACAGTTAGCTTTTTTATGGTCTGTTAGTTGTATTGCTATATCTCAGGGAGCTGTTCACAAATTGGAGTTGTAACCCACAAAGTGGATTAGATAAAGAATGTAAATAAATCATGTCAATAAGGCCCCTGCCGATACGGTGTATTTGCACTGCTCTTGAGTGGTCTGTAAAGAACTGCAGATCTTGGAGAAATACTGACAAAGGTGGTGTATTTGGTCTTTTTCCTTCTATAACAACACACATTCACTGAGCAGCTAAGTGTTCTTCCAGTGATGAGAAGGGGCGTAGTGGTTGAGGCTCTTGAGGAATGGCTGCACCAAGACACACACAGCAGACCTCTAATGCCTTAGAGGTCACTTGACAGAATGGGGCTTTTTGTGCCCAGCTGAGGGGTTGGATGCCACCCTGCAGTCTGGAGGTGTCATGGGGCTGTAAACTGTGCCTGCAAGGAGGGTGGCAATGATAGGACATCCTGGAGACAGCTTCTGGGGTCCAGAGGAGAGCTGTTAGGACCTGAGCTACGTCAGTTGCCAGGGCAACTGAGGGGCAGGGATGGGCGCCACAGGCTACGCTTGGAAGGACGGACTGCTCTGACAGCTGGCTGATAGTCGGGGGAGTTGACGGAAACTCAGATGGGACCCTTCTTCTTTCAGCAACCAGACCTCCTGGAGGAAAGCCAATCTCACCTGCAAAATGGCAATTGACAACCTAGAAAAGGCAGAGCTtctccagggaggagaccccCTAAGGCAAAGGTAACCTGCCTTTTGCCTTTCTGGGCTCAGATAACAGGTAACAGTTGGCCTGCTGTCCAACCCTCTATGGGACAACATTCATGcttaatgttattatatttttaaagtatgaaagAAGTGTATGCTTATTGGTagtaaatgagtaaaataaagaaaaatgccaCTTACAGAATGAGCATAGCTTTGATCTCATTGCCCATAAACATTTGGCATATTGCCTCCTCTGTTACTTTTCCTTTCATATCTTTTACAAAGTCAAAATTGTACTATATATAAATTTAGCATCCTACACTTCTGCATTTTGAACTATGGCACAAAgactcagttctttttttaaacaatgcacAAAACATCACTTTAAAGTGCCCAGAATGCCATCGTTTAGCCAGCTCCTGCTTGCATGTGTCCCCGAGTCTGGTTTTTCAGTGCGGTGAGCGGCACACCTTAGAATGAAAGGCTTTATCCATGTTTTGGATGGTTCCTTGGGAAGCATCCCAGGCATGAGATTGCCGTGTCAAGGATGAACGTGTCTAACGTGCTCTGCAGACGGCGTCACTGATTCCGTCCCTGTTGTGCTGTCACAGTCTGCACAAGCCCCGTCTCTACACACACCCTTGCTGGCACTGACCAGTCATTTAAAATGCCCGCTAATGTGATAGACGAAGAATTGGGGCCCTCGTTTGAACATGGGGCTTTCTTGAGGGCGTTTTAGTTGACATTCTTTCCCCTCCTCTGGGCTTTTAGGAAAACCACCAAAGAGAGCCTGGCGCAGACGTCGAGTGCCATCACAGAGAGCCTCATGGGCATCAGCAGGGTGATGTCGCAGCAGGTGCAGCAGAGCGAGGAGGCCATGCAGACTCTAGGTGAGCCCAGCCTAGGCGGGAGTCTTCTCCCAGGGCCTCCAGCTCCAGGGTGGCTGCCCCCCCACTTTTGCCCAGGGCTCCTTCGCCTCTGCCCACCTGAAGCTTCCTGGCTTGTGTGGCATCTTGCTCGTGAGGTGAGGTGACATCTCGGCCCTGTCCAGAGTAGGGCACACTGCTCCTGCCTCTCCTGTCTGTGCCTGCAGGTGTGCCACagacagccccccccccccccgcagcgtTTCCAGTAGAGCATTCCCAGGGCCTCAGGGATTCTGGCCCTCCCCTGGGGACTGTGTGCCAGCAGCCGGGGGTAGGAGGCCTGGCGTCTCGTTTTCAGTGAGTGCTCTGGGGTCCTGTGTGACCAGGCAGGTTGGGAATCACAACTGCTGTCGAGGTGCTCCTGAGCATCATTTACCGTGAGCTCCTTTTCCCAGGACCAGTCAGAGGCTGCTGAACTTGGAAGAGTCACAGTAGGCAGAAGTAGAGAGCATGGTAGTGTGCAGCCCTGATCGCCCCCTGGCTCCAGCCGGTCTATCTGTCATTTTCAAAATGCTCTGTTTCCTCCGATGATTCATTTATTAGCTTAATTTTGTGAAAAGGTAAAATACATAACATGGTTAAAGGAAAGATGCTGTCCATGTGCTGCCTGGTAGAAACATAATGGGAGCCATGCATGTGACTTGGAATTTTCTGGTAGATACGTTATAAAcagtaaaaagaaatgtgaagttaatttgaatgatttatttcatttaagccattatatgtaaaatattcccATTTCATTAGGCAGTTAGtagtaaaattattgaaatagtcACTGCTCAGTGTCCCTGAGGGATTGGTTCAGGAACCACACAGATGTCAGGATCTGAGGGTGCTCAAGTCCCTcatgtaaaatggcacagtatttgcatacAACCTACTCACATGCTCCTGTGGACCTTAAGGTACCTCTGGATGATTTACAATACCTAACACAGTGGGAATGCTGTGTAATAGTCGGCACGCTGTGTCCTTCAGGGGAATAGGACAAGAAAAAAGTTTCTACATGTTTATTATGGATATATTTTTTCTCCACACGTCCATCCTGAGGTTGGTGGAATCCAGGGGTATGGAGCCTGAGGAGGTGTCCCCTCCTGCTGTCTTGAGACCACGTGTGTATTTTATACCTCCAGATCTCTCAGTTTGCATTCGCCATATCTTACATGGTCAGGAGTCATGAGTGTGTCGCGGCTGTTGTGTTATCAGTGCAAAAGGTGCCCAACTgagtagaacaaaaagaaaatacaacagaCCACTGTCCTGAGAGGTCAGAGACCCCTGACCTTCATCCCTCCGGTTCCCTCTCCAGAGCCCACCTgggcttccattttcttttacatCCAGGGTCCTCCAGGCTGTGAACACAAGCAAATGAACATCCCCAATGCCCCTTCCTTCGCAAGCGGAGTGGCTGTCACCTTTAGCTCCTGCCTTCACATGCGACGCTTGTTCAGTGGATGTTCTGAGGACACCTTACTGGGCTTTGTAGGTGAAGCTGGCCAGGCAGACCTTCTTCTCTGAGTGTCAGGCGCATAGTCTGCACTCAGAATGACTCCTGACTTGGCACAGTGAGCCCTTAAGGGACACAGACCTCTTAGGAGTCACCCAGGTGGAGCATAGGTGTTAGTTACATCTTTAAAGCTGCAGCCAGTGTCCAGGACTGAAGGGCTGGCACATGGGATGACTCTTGCCAGGGCCCAGGCCGTCCTTGCCTTTGTGTGGATTGCAAAGAGCGCATCTGACCTCAGGTGTCCTGGGGGAGCCACAGCTCACAGGTGGAAGGTACCGGTGCCCCCAGCCCATGAGCTGACCTAGCCTCATGGCACCTGTCCATGATCACCCAGTTGGTTTGGTGGCTGGTGGGTCTTGGTAGAGCCTGTCTACTTtggagagctgagtttggtgccTGGGTGGCCCACCTGCCTCCCTTCTCCTTGCTAGTGTCCCTCTTCCATACTCCTGAGCCAACCCCATCAGCTGACTGGGCTTTGGGAGGAGCCTCCCTGTCCGGGCCGTTCTCTGCTCCCAACGCAGTGTGCATTCTTGACAGCCAGCGGCAGCAAGCTCCTGGCCACACGTGCAAAGGGTCTCTTGAGTCAggcccttcctcttctctttcagTCAATTCTTCGCGGACCATCCTGGACGCAAACGAGGAATTCAAATCCATGTCCGGGACCATCCAGCTGGGCCGGAAGCTCATCACGAAATACAACCGCCGCGAGCTGACTGACAAGCTGCTCATCTTCCTAGCGCTGGCCCTCTTTCTGGCCACAGTCCTCTACATCGTGAAGAAGCGcctctttccatttctctaacTTCCGGGAGCAGCCAGCTTGGTTCTCCTCAGGCCCCTGTCTCAGGAGCCATCCAGCCCCAGCTCCGGCCAGGCTGCCAAACTGAGCCAGTCCCCATCGGCTCCGGTTGCTCAGCGGGTCAGGGAGGAGACTCGGCCCCCAGCTTTTCTGAGGTGACCGGTGTGTAAAGGGCAGGCAGAGCAACGGGCTGCTTGTGTGACACAGGGAATCCAAGGGCACTGGGCAGTTGAGCACTGTGGGTGGCTGCCACAGGGGCACCAGCTCCAGATGCCCTGCCCCCCTGGAAGCTTAGTGCCCAGTCTGATAGGGGGacgagagaagaggtggaagaaggGTGACACAGACTCCTGGTCATTCCTTGAATAAACCGGCTGTATTCAGTAGACGCGGTGTGTCTGTTTCTCAGAATTCACTCTGGGATCCATGTGCCTCTTCTTGTCCTGGTTTCTCAGACATGAATTTAAACAGTCTGTCCATTTGTTCAGTAAAGCCTTGTTAGGCAGCTGTGGCACCATGTCCCAGATGCTGCTGGTGGTTACCGAGGTTGGGAGGCCAGCACGCTCTTCCCTCAAGCAGCAGAGTGTCTGTCGGGAGGGGCCTGCCGACCGCTCCAGCAAGGTGACTCAGGCCAATGTCTGATAGTGCAGAGGGAGAGGCTTTCTGACCACAGCAGCCTGGCAAGTCCAGCACTGGGCAGTGACTGTGGGGCCAGCTGACCCCTTTCTGATGTCCAGACCAAGTGGAAGCAAGGAGAGGGAAGCCAAGGAAAGCTGAGGCCCACTTGGACCCGAGTTCTGCCAaggctgggggcagggcctgggcctggccagtCCTGGAGGTGTCAGTGTCTTCTTGAGCTGTAGGCCTGCTTGACCTCACACTTGAAGTCCCCCTCCCCACTGCCCCAGAGGACCTGGAAGGGGTGATGTGGAGGAAGAAGGGTCAGTGGAAAGAACATGGATTTTGGACTTGGTTGAAGCACTGGGCTTGGAGTCTGGGGCTCTACGATTGGTGCTGATACACTACCCAGAGTGGGTTACCCATTTGTAGAGTGGGGGTGACCGTTGGTTTAAAGTTCATAGTCAAATTGAGAATCAGAGGACAGTGTGAAGAAGTAGATGCAGCCCCTGGCTGGGCTTCCTGAATGCTGCCATCCCCGGGGCTCTGGGCCCTGAAATGTTCTGCAGCAGAAGCCCCTGGCTTCCAGAAGAGCTAGCCAGGCAGAGGCCGGTCTTTAGACCTGTGGGAGTGGAGGGTGTTGAGGGCTGGGGCAGTGTGTGGGGCAGTACCAAGGACCACGCTGGATTACCTGCAGTCCTCGTGCTAGCTTCACAGTAGGTCCTGAGTAGTACATTGTGTTTCGATGGTTCTGTGGTCCCAGTTACCTATGGTCAACCATGATCtgaaaatgttaaatggaaagttctggaaatgaAGAGTTTGCAAGCTTTAATTGCATGCTCTTCTGAGCAGCACAATGAGCTCTCAGGCCATTCTACTTCCTCCTTCCCAGGATGTGAGTTGTCCCTTTGTCCAACACGTCCACACTGTGCCTTTGGCCTCCCGCTAGTCCTTCGGAGGCCTGGTCAGCTGGCGGTGCACTGCTGGGGATCGCAGTGCACAGGGTCTGTGCTGGCCGCACTGCAGCACCCACCAGGGGTTTCAGAGCCAGCCTGGGGTGGAGGGCTGTTGTGTGGGCCACTGCGATGGAAACATACTTTACATAAATCATCTTTAAACAGTTCTTGGCCCCAAAAGACATTCAGCACAAATTATACACACATGTGTCTTATTTTGGGTCAAATTAAAGCTGAGAATAAAGCACAGATGGGAAGTTCCCACTCGGATTCCAGCTGTACGCGCAGCAGATGGGCGCCCTCAAGTTGGGATTTTCTTGTCTCAACATTTCTCTTCACTACTTCCTGCTAATCGGAACAGCCTCCACACAGTATGGAGATGTGTGGCTCCGTACTTCCTGAAATTCTCCCTCTGACCTGCCGCCTGAATATAGCATCAAACTTGACCCATTTTGAAACGTCCTGTCCTACAATCCTGCCAGACTGGCCTGCAGGAATCGGCCCTCCTGCTATCAGCCATGAGAGGGCAGTGTCCACATTCGCTCTGTCTTGAGGTAGGTATGAAGGGCTCCTTAGGCCATTTGAAAAACTCTTgtggatttgttttttctttttctttccagttttttttttcttaatcaatgTGTGAAGCTTACCCATATTTTGGTTTTGGAGTATATTTCATGAGTGGCTTTAGTTTTCACTCTTAAGCAATAAGGTGAGTTCATGTGCTACATTTCGATGAGCCTATAGTCAAGGAATTAAAACACAGCAGCCCTCAAGATGGTTTTCATTCAAGAAGTGTTTCTGAGCACCCACTATTTGCCAGGCATTTGTGTTAGGGACACAGTGAACACAAGATTCCCTTTGTCGTGGAGCTTATGATTTGTGGGGGAGGGTAAGCAGGTAATTCATACACGAAGTCTGGGTTGGAAAATGCAGCTGGCTCTCTGCATCCCTTGGATTCAACCATTCTTGGGTTGAAAATGTGTGTGACTTCATTCCCTGTCATTACCCCCGATTAGCATAGCTATTCACAGACATTCATATGTCTCAGGCATTGCAGGTCACCTAGAGGGGATTCAAAGTgcacaggaggggctggggctggggctcagtggtagagcactcgcctggcgtgtgtgtgagaggccctgggttcgatcctcagcactgcatataaataaagtgaaagatccattggcaactaaaaaatattttttaaaaataaaatgcacaggaGGTTGTGCATGGGTTCTGTGCAGattctgtgccattttatatgagGAACTTGAGCTCTGTGGGGTTTGGTGTCCTCAGGGGTCCTGGAACTGGTCCCTTTGGACACAGTGGACAACAGTGCCTTTGGGGAAGGGGAACAGGCTCATGGCTATGTGGGACATGGGAATGGGCGGGTGTGCAATAAGCAGGAAGAAGAGCAGTCCagggtggctttttaaaaaacaagaaaaattatttaataaaatgtcataAATTTTGGATCTATAGTCTAAATCATTTTAAATGCATTCGAAGAAAAACTCATATACACACGTTGGCAGCAGCACTCCCCCCAGGATCCAGAGGTCCTTTGGCAAGTGGGTGAACAGAATGGTGTATGTGCACAATGGATGCCGCTCAGCTAGGGAAGGAGGCTGAGCCACCACCGCGCACTGAGCTTTGAAAATGCTGCTTGTCGTTTAAGAAGCCAGCTATGGAAGGCCACATGtcatgtgattccatttatatgaagtacCCATGTGGACAGCTGGTTGGTggtggccagggccagggccggGGCCAGGCAAGGAGGAAACTGCAGTGACTGCTTAAGGAGTGTGGGATTTTTCTTTGGGGCTCATGACAATGTTCAGGAGGCACCCATGCACAAAGCATCActaatggcaaattttatgtgtattttgccACAAAAATCATCAAAACTGTCTTGTTTATGGGAGGGCttttaaaaggatttaaaacGGGATCTGATTGGACCTGAGGGCAATGGCGAAGCTCAGTGTCACAAATAGATAAGGCTGAGCGGCTCCTCTTACctgaggagtctgaggcaggcAGTCATAGCCAGGGAGAGCTGCGTGGGCTTGCTACTCCACGGCGCCTGGTCTCTGGAGATGTGTTGGACAACAAACTCAGAACTACTGACCTATGTGCTGAAGGATGGTCTGGATGGCCAATGTTATGTGACGTGCTACAGTTAAACCTTACAGCCACCTTCTGCATGGTCAGGGGGTGAGCTGGGGGAGGGTCCTGCTGAGAGCAGGGGGAGCGGAGGCCAGGTGGGGACGTCACAGGCACCTACGGAAACTGCAGGGaagccagtgtggctggagcagagtgCAAGGTCTCCCTGTCCTAAGACTCTACACCGAATCCCTCCCGGAGACAATGATCACGTGGACACTGGTTCCC harbors:
- the Bnip1 gene encoding vesicle transport protein SEC20, with the translated sequence MAAPQDVHVRICNQEIVKFDLEVKALIQDIQDCSGPLSALTQLNTKVKEKFQQLRHRIQELEQSAKEQDKESEKQLLLQEVENHKKQMLSNQTSWRKANLTCKMAIDNLEKAELLQGGDPLRQRKTTKESLAQTSSAITESLMGISRVMSQQVQQSEEAMQTLVNSSRTILDANEEFKSMSGTIQLGRKLITKYNRRELTDKLLIFLALALFLATVLYIVKKRLFPFL